The Dyadobacter sp. 676 DNA window ATTCGTTGATGGATCCACAGCCCAGGCGAGTGCAGGTGATGCTACTGTAAAAGGGACAAAAAATAGCGACGCAGAGAATTTATTTTACGACATATGGCACGGCAAAGGGGAAAGAGGTACCATTGGAAATATTATTGACTTTTCCGAGAAACACTATTCTATTCTAACAGACATAGTAGATTCCTACGACAAACCTTTTGGATCTGGGTCAAAAGTAGTAGTTTCGCAATTTGCCTATAACCTCACTAAGACGAAAAGGCTAGTACACCCTTTGAATGGAAGGTTACTTAAAGCAGGTCAAGTAGCTAAATTACTAAAAAGTTCGGGCAAAATATCAAAATTTCTCGGACCTGCTGGCAACGTGTTAGGAATAGGCAAAATAGGGTATGACTTGATGAATAATACTTGGGACGCCTCTACCGTAATTGATGTTGCCATAATAGCTGGAATTGCCACCGCAGGAGCGCTGGCGTCACCAGCAGTGGTCGCAGGATTAGCAACAGGTGCCGCGGTATATGGGGTGCTGGATTATACCTTCGACATAAACGATAAAATTGATAGTTCTTTTGGGCGCAACGCAGATAGGTGGAAATAACAATGAAAATATTCGAAATATTTATTTGCACTGGAATGATTGGAGACAAATCTTCACCAGAATTAAGGGCGGTCAATGCAGCAAAATGGACTTTCTCTTACGTTCTCTCATTGATTTATTTTGTCATTCTAAAATTGCTTTGGATTTCTTTTGGGATAAAGATCGGAGAGATTATGTATTACTTACTACTATTCTCAACTGTCTTTATTTCGTGGAGCTTACTTAATAGCTATTATTACAATAAAGTCAACAAAGCAAAAAAAATAGTTGAGAGCAACTATTCAAAAGGTTCGATAAAGCTTTGGGGATACATCGGAGGATTTATTGTTTTTATTGCACCACTATGCTTGCTTATTATAGGCATTCCATTAGTCAGCAACTACAAAAACTGGTAAAATAAGTAGATAAAAACAATCTGCATTGCATGAGGCTCTTCTAATCCTCATGCAATGCAGATTGTTTTATATCACCCCTACCTATTCCATTTTCTTCTTTATTGATAAACGGCAGCATCGCTTTTAACTTAACGGCCACTCTGCCACAGGTAGTCCTTCGCCAATTGAATCCCCAAAAAAGGCGATCCCCCCAAAATACACCCAAACTAACCCCAAGGGAGCATTTTATCCCACGTCCTAATGCACCAATTTTGTTGGAGTAGAATCCCTTTTTCCAACAAACTGCTTTTCAATAATCTTTCTCTAAGCATTTCTGTGTTTTTTATGAAACAGCTGTATTTATTAATCCTGGTTAACCTATGTCTTGCTACTCAGAATCCTCTGTTTAGCCAAGTTTCAGGCTATGTCCATCGGTATTCATCTTCCCCACTTTCAAATGACAGGCCCAGAGGAGGTTTTATGAAAGTGGGCGTCAGGGCGTATGATGCCCAAGGTAAATTTCTTACTTCCGCAACTTCCGATGCAATGGGGTATTACCAGCTAGACGTGCCTGCCGGTCAGCGCGTTCGGCTTGAATTCGACCAACTACCGCAAGGTTTTGGCCCTGCACCCGGTCAAAGCCGCACAAAGTTCCTTACGAGCCCTGCTTCGATCAATTTGGCCTTATGGCAACCGGGTCAATTTGTTGGTAGCCACCCCCGGGCCGTCCAGTCGCTCTATACGACGAGCAATTCAAAAAAGGCGGGAGAACCGCAGGCCGCTTTGGTAAGTTACCAGGCCGGCGATTCGACTACCGGGGAAGCAATGACACTGGCAAATTCCGCTCAGGTAGGTTCTTTATGGGGCATCGCCTACGATCGCAGCAGCAGGCGGCTGTTCGCCACCGCGTTTGCAAAGCGCCATAGCCCGATAGGTCCCCTGGGGCTTGGAGGCATCTACGTTGTTAATCCTGAAAAACAGGATGTAAAGCCATTTGTTGATTTATCAGCATTAGGTATTCCAACGGCACCGGCTAATTACCTGCGCGAAGTAGCCAGCGAAGAAAGCGCGTTCAGTCACGACTCCCTGATGTTTTCGTTCGTCGGTAAAACCGGCTTGGGCGGGATAGATGTTTCCGACGATGGTCGAGAGCTTTGGGTGACTAATTTATTCGATCGCAAGCTCTATAAAATTGCCCTTTCTTCTGCGGAACGATCACCTGCGGCGACCGACATTACGGGTTACTCCATTCCCTCAGTGGGCCGTAACGGAGTAACAAGGCCTTTTGCCGTGAAATTTTATGGGGGCAAAGTCTACGTAGGAGTTGTCAGCGATGCGACGGGTGAAAAAGCGACGGACGCTGACCTGACTGCAACCGTATTGGCTTTTGATCCTGCTCGCCAGAAATTTGAGACGGTGTTCAGTATGGCCCTTAACTACACCAGAGGCACGCTCGACTATGGTGTCTCCGGATGGCGCCCGTGGACTGATGATTATCAAAAAGCTGTTTTGGCAAACAACAACGGGTGGATGATTTATCCTCAACCAATTCTTGCCGACATTGAATTTGACACTGATGGATCTATGATTATAGGCCTGATGGATCGGTTAGGCCATCAGACGGGTGAGGGACAACTCTACCGGCCCAAAGGCATCCGCCAACTTCAACAAGTTCGTGGTCTGGCCGGCGGCGATGTGCTCCGTATTGCCTACCGTGGTAACGAGCGGGCAGCGAAGCGATATGAATTAGAGCATAATGGTCAGGCTGGCGACCGGATATCCGCCGGCCAGGGCAATGGAGAAGGCCCCCAAGGCGGTGAATTTTACTTCGACGACGCCTTCAAAGCCAGCGGGATAACCTGGCACCAGGAAACTGCGGCGGGTGGATTAGCACTGCTCCCAGACCAGGACCTGCTGCTGGTAGCGGCCAGGGAACCTGAGCAGGAAGGGTATTTGGGCGGAGGCGTCAAATGGTTCGATAACAGTACTGGCGCGGCCGTAAAAGGCCTATCGCTGCTATCTAAAAATCAAATTAATCCGTTTGGTAAAGCTAATAATGTAGGGGATATAGAATTGATCACCGAAGTACCTCCTACCGAGATAGGTGACCGCATCTGGCAGGATTGTGATGAAGATGGCATTCAGGACGCGGAGGAAACCGCTTTGGCTGATATAAATGTAGGGTTGTATCAAGGCGATACTTTGCTGGCCGCTGTCAGGACTGATAGCCTCGGGCATTACGCCTTTAATGATACGTTGGTGTCAGGCGGTATTAAAGCCAGAACGGCATACGAGCTTCGGGTCGCTGTCAAGCAGCCTGGATACGCCCAACTAGAACCAACGGCTAGCCTGCAAGGTGGCAATCGAGAGATCGACAGTGACGCCATGTTAATTAACAACTATGCCGTTATCAAATTCACTACAAATGCTCCTGGCCAGAATATCCATGATTTAGACTTTGGGTTTCGCTGCTTGGATAAACCTCAGACAGCCGCCAGATTAAATGCCGAAGAACAGGCTGACACGCTGGATTCCGAGGATCGTGGGCTGGTTGTGTCACCAAATCCTGCATCGGATTACGTAGTCATTCGTTACCGCAGTAAAAACAATCAGGGAAGCATTCAACTCCTGATAACGGACATTAACGGACGCCCTTTAATGGCACAGCGCGTCGAATTGAATGAAGGGCGCTACCAAACAAGATTTAACCTCACACATCAACCGCCTGGCAGTTACATCATCGCGATTCAGGACGGCAGCATGAAAGTCTCCGAAACAATTATCAAGCAGTAAACCAATCCCAATTCTTATTTAATCCTCACGTCTTTTATTTATCTATTATGAAAGCCTTCATTGTGCCTTCTAGGGATTCCTATGTTTTTTCGAAAACCAGGATAAGGCAATTTATTATTTATCTGAATATTTTCCTCCTGCTTTGGGTGGGGTCCGGCAGCATTTCATTGGCGCAATTTCAAAAGCCAGACATAGGAATGCCTACTCCGAATGCAGCCAGTATCGGCTTATATGGAGAGGTCCCGGTTTCACTTTATACAGGTACACCCAACATAGACATTCCTATTTACACGATTGATGAAGGAAAAATTAAAGTTCCTATCAGTCTGAGTTACCATGCATCAGGAGTAAGAGTTAATCAGCATCCTGGATGGGTTGGATTAAACTGGAATTTAAATGCCGGAGGCGCTATAACCAGGGTTGTAAAAGGATTCCACGACGAAACTGCTTATACTGCCTGGTTAAGTTCTCCTGAAAATTCATATAGGCATTTAGGATACTACTACAAATCGTCATATTTGAATAGCTCAAACTGGGATACTAAGGAATTCATGAAGACGCTTTTCGAGCAAAAAATGTCGACTGCACCACCAGGACAGTTTAGTAAGCTATACGCAGATCTACAACCAGATGAATTCAACTTTAACTTTCTAGGATATAGCGGGAAGTTTTACAGAGACTATGATGGTAGCTGGGTAGTTGGTAGTGAGACGTCCATGAAAGTACAATTGCTGGCAAACGAATTTACCAAACCAGGTACTGAATTAAAGTATGGTGAAGATGAGGTGACTAGCAATTACTTCTTTTATAGCTACAATGGTTTTATTATAACCACGCCTGATGGAACTAAATACGAGTTTGGAGGAAATACCAGTGCGATAGAATTCAGTTTGCCGTTTTTTGTTGATGATAGTAAAGATCTTTCTTCAAGCTCATCCCCGGGAGCAGGCTGGATGGCAGATACCTGGTATCTAAAAAAGATAACAACAACGGAAGGAAAAATAGTCGAATTTAACTATGAAATAGCTCCCTTGAAGGAAGGTAAATTTATTGCTTCATTTTACCGTTCACTTGCAAACAAAACTACTTCCGGATCGGGCAGGATCAGAGGCTTCTTGGGTGCAGGTGTATCTTACCAATGTGCATCTTACAATACGGCATATCTGGACTCAACAAATCACTACAACGGAACCTTGCAAAGACCCACGTATCTAAAAGAGATCAAGTTTCAAAAGGGAAAGATTATTTTTGATACTGAAACAACAAATGAGTTACCTTACAAACCTCATGTTTTTAGCGCCAAATACTGGACACTTCGAAATAACCAAGCCGAACCTCTTACCGGACCCTTGCCAGTTGCTTATAAATATTATCTTACAGGTGGCGATCTTACAGAAATGCAAAATAAGTTTTTTTGTTTCAATTGTGAGTTTTATTCAGTCAGAGCTGAGTTGGCCAACAACATTGTAGGAAATTTGAAATGGCGAAAGCTTAAAGCAATTACCATCCAGGCAAATGACGCCATTGCTACTAATAAATTCTCATTCGACTACGTAGACAATCCGAACTCGCGACTTTATTTAACGGCCATTAACAAAATTTCAACTATTGACGCGAACTGCAAGGAACTTTATAAGTTTTTCTACCACCACGACACGAATAATCCATTACCGGATTATCTTGATAAAGCTGACCAAACAGATCATTGGGGCTTTTTTAATAAAAATACATATAATTTAAATTCGTTTCCGACCAACTACGAAAACCACAAAAACGCCTCTAATCAGCTGACGGTTTTACAAGAGGGAACGCTGTCAAAAATAGAATTTCCTACCGGCGGCACAAGTGAATTTGAGTATGAACCTCATGATGCCTATAAGTACCAGAAGTTCAATTTAGATGGAAGTGTTACCTTGGATAATTCGACTTCAAGTGTGGGAGGAATTCGGATAAAAAAAATCAAAATCAATGATGGCACCCAGGTAAAAGCTAAGGAGTATGAATATAAATTTGTTGACGGCACGGAAAAATCCAGTGGTATTCTCAACGGAAAACCTCAATATATTTATGACGTAACACTAAAAGTTGATGAGATGACTGGCGCGACCGGTACATATAGTGCTCATTATGTGTCGTCACAAAATACATTGCCTCTATCAGCCAATTCATCTGGCTCTCACATTGGGTACCGGCAGGTAAAAGAAAAGTTCGGGGATGGCAGCTATAAGGTTCATCAATTTACGAACTATGAATCCAGTGATGGATTGCATTTGGATGAAGCAATTACCAATAATCAAAGAATTGGAGATGGAGCCAGCTTGTACGAGGAAAAAAATAGTCTTGCTCTGGAAAGAGGAAAACTTCTAAGTGAAAGTTACTATTCAAAAGACAACCTTTTGGTTAGCAAAAGAAGTTTTACTTATCAACGATACAATTCTCGTTTTGCAAGAGGGCTCTCAGCAAATTTATTCGCCATATGCGGAGATGAAAGGATTAAAGTAGTTCAGGCGTATGCATACAAAAATTATGCCTTTCAATACTTTCCTCAAAAGGTAGAAAATTACACCTACGATCAGGCTGACACCGCTAAATTCACTTTGGATTTAGTTACTTATAGGTACAATGGTTTGGGACTACAAAGTGAAGCCAGTAATACCAGAAGCGGAAAAACTATCAGAACGCTCAATAAATACGTATATGACTATGAAACCACCACCGGTTCTGATGAAGCGTCTCAGAGTATTTTAAGCATGAAAAACCTGGGCATGGACGGAGTGCTGGTAGAACAGCAAGTCTGGAACGATGAAAATGGCACAGATGCAATGGCTAGTGGAAACGTTAACCTTTTTAGGAGATACAACGCTGCTTCGGGTTATAACAATGTGCAAGTTGAAAGAGTTTACAGCTTCGCTAACCCGGTGCCTCAGACAGTTGTACCTTTATCGCTCATCAGTTCAGGGTTATTTAAATACAATTCCGGGTACACAAATCTAGTGGGTGATTTTGGATCCGATAATGCAAATGGATACACTCCGAACGGTGAACCAAAGCGCTTTAAAGGTCGGGACGGTGTCTGGAATTATTTTAGCTGGTATGATGGGAATAAGATTGGTCTTCTTCAGTCCAAGACAATTGGTAACCAAACCACAACTTACGACTACAAGCCTTTGGTGGGGATTATCTCCATTAAAGATCCTGCCAGCTTTAACACGTTCTACGCATACGACGGCTTTAATCGATTAATTACAGTAAAGGATCATTGGAACAACTTACTTCAATCAAACTCT harbors:
- a CDS encoding SdrD B-like domain-containing protein codes for the protein MKQLYLLILVNLCLATQNPLFSQVSGYVHRYSSSPLSNDRPRGGFMKVGVRAYDAQGKFLTSATSDAMGYYQLDVPAGQRVRLEFDQLPQGFGPAPGQSRTKFLTSPASINLALWQPGQFVGSHPRAVQSLYTTSNSKKAGEPQAALVSYQAGDSTTGEAMTLANSAQVGSLWGIAYDRSSRRLFATAFAKRHSPIGPLGLGGIYVVNPEKQDVKPFVDLSALGIPTAPANYLREVASEESAFSHDSLMFSFVGKTGLGGIDVSDDGRELWVTNLFDRKLYKIALSSAERSPAATDITGYSIPSVGRNGVTRPFAVKFYGGKVYVGVVSDATGEKATDADLTATVLAFDPARQKFETVFSMALNYTRGTLDYGVSGWRPWTDDYQKAVLANNNGWMIYPQPILADIEFDTDGSMIIGLMDRLGHQTGEGQLYRPKGIRQLQQVRGLAGGDVLRIAYRGNERAAKRYELEHNGQAGDRISAGQGNGEGPQGGEFYFDDAFKASGITWHQETAAGGLALLPDQDLLLVAAREPEQEGYLGGGVKWFDNSTGAAVKGLSLLSKNQINPFGKANNVGDIELITEVPPTEIGDRIWQDCDEDGIQDAEETALADINVGLYQGDTLLAAVRTDSLGHYAFNDTLVSGGIKARTAYELRVAVKQPGYAQLEPTASLQGGNREIDSDAMLINNYAVIKFTTNAPGQNIHDLDFGFRCLDKPQTAARLNAEEQADTLDSEDRGLVVSPNPASDYVVIRYRSKNNQGSIQLLITDINGRPLMAQRVELNEGRYQTRFNLTHQPPGSYIIAIQDGSMKVSETIIKQ